From the Spirochaetaceae bacterium genome, the window CCTCTTTTTTTTTTTTCATTCACACGACGTAATAGTACATGTCGTACGGGATGGTGGGCGCTTTGTTGTGCGTAGCAGGCGGGGCCGGGCCGGCGGGGGCCGGGGGGCGGCCGGCGGGGCGGGCCGCGCCGCCGTTGGCGATCCGTTGCGCCGTGGGGCCGGAGGGCGGCTTCTCGCCGGCCGAAGAGGCGCTGTTTCGGGAGCACGGCTTTCACGCGGCGGGCCTGCCCGGCGGCATACTGCGCGTCGACACCGCCGCGGTCGCCGCGCTGACCGCCGCCCGCCAGCTCCTGGCGTCGCTGGGCGCGCAGTAGCGCCCCGAACCGGCAGCGGCGGCGGCGCTGCCGGCCCAACTGGCCTGCCTGGGCGGCACGTACCGCCCGCTGCCTCGGCACCCTGACACGCAACTCGGGAATCGCCGGGGAAATTCAGGGCCGATACAGGAAGTATTGCACCGTACAGGAAGCAAGCGCGCACCGCTTGTTGTCCGACACGTAGTCAATAAATACCGTGTCCGTCAGTGATTAGACTTCTGCTGATCGACGACGACCCGCGCGCCCACAGTACGCTGGAACTGGTGCTGCCGGATGAGTACCACCTGCTGTCCGCCACCACGCTGGCGGCCGGCCGGCGGCTGGCGACGGCCGGCGAGGTGGACGTCGTGCTCCTCGACCTCGCCCTTCCGGACGGCAACGGCATGGACCTGCTGCGCTACATCACCGGCCAGCCGCTCGGACCGCCGGTGGTGATTCTGACCGGCACCACCGAGGTGGCGGTGGCGGTGGATGCGATCCGCGCCGGCGCCAGCGACTACCTGCTCAAGCCCTACGAACTGCGCACGCTGCTCGCCAAGCTGCACAACGCGCTGATCAACAGTGCCGCCCGCCACGCCCGCGAGCGCCGGGCGCCGCCGGATGGCCTGGTCGGGGAGTCGGCGCCGCTGGTGCAGGTGCGCGAGCTGATGGAGGCGTTCGCCGACTCGGATGCCGCGGTGATGGTGATGGGCGAAAGCGGCACCGGCAAGGAACTGGTGTCGCGCGGCATTCATCGGCTCTCGCACCGGTCGCCGGCGCCGTTCGTGGCGATCAACTGCGGCGCCATTCCCGACACGCTCGTGGAGAGCGAGCTGTTCGGATCGGAGCCGGGTGCGTTTACCGGCGCGGTGGCGCGGGCCGGCTGCTTCGAGCGCGCCGACGGCGGCACCCTGTTCCTCGACGAGGTGGCGGAGATGGCGCTCGACACGCAGGTCAAGCTGCTGCGCGCGCTGGAGAGTCACGAGGTGACGCGCGTCGGCGGGGCGCATCCGGCGACCGTCAACGTGCGCGTGGTGAGCGCCACCAACCGCGACCCGGAGGCGCACTTGGCGGACGGCGGCATGCGGCTCGACCTGTGGTACCGGCTGGCGGTGCTGATAATCCGCGTGCCGCCGCTGCGGGAGCGGCGCGACGACATTCCCCTGCTCTCCTACGCGCTGCTCGGCGCCGGCGGCGAACCCGGCATCGCACTGAGCGACCCGGCGCTCAGGCGGCTGGCCGCCCACAACTGGCCCGGCAACGTGCGCGAGCTGCACAACGTGCTGGAGCGGGCGCGCCTGCTCGCCGGACGGCGGGCCGGCGGCGCACCGGCCGGCGCCCGCACGGGCCGGAGCGGGGGCGCTGAGTTGCTGATCGAGGAGCGCGATATCGTGTTCGACGGCGCCGCCGCCAGGCGGGCGCCGCCTGCGACACCCCGCGGCGGGTGACCGGTCCAGGCCGCCGGCATTATACTGAGGATGGATTAACCCAGATGATAGATTCGGCAAAGATCGAGGGCTACATGCTCTCGCTTTCCCTCACCTACGAGACGGTCGACGATGGCACGTGGCTGATCAATGACGACGAGAAGGGCCTGGAGAACGTCCTGGTCATCCTCGCCGATCCGGTCGTGATCATCCGCGTCAAGGTCATGGGAATTCCCGCTCAGCAGCGCGAGGAGTTCTTCGAGCAGCTCCTGCGCCTCAATCAGTCGGACATGATCCACGGCGCCTACGCACTGGAGGGCGACGACGTGATCCTGCTCAACACGCTGGTGGGAGCCACCCTTGACCTTGAAGAGTTCCAGGCCACCCTGGATGCGATCGGGCTCGAGCTGGCTCAGCACTACCGGAAGCTGGCCGGGTACCGTGACAGAGTGGAGGTTACCTGATGGGACTGTTTGACCGTTTCCGGCGCGTGGTGCGCTCCAACATCAACGACATGATCACCAAGGCCGAGAATCCGGAGAAGATGCTCAACCAGTTGATCGTGGAGATGAACGAGCAGCTCATCGAGTCCAAGAAGAGCGTGGCATCCGCGATCGCCGACGAGAAGCGGCTGCAGCGGCAGCTCCTGGAGCAGCGGCGCAACGCCGACATCTGGGAGCAGCGCGCCATGGACGCGGTACGCGCCGGCAAGGATGACCTGGCCAAGCAGGCGCTGGTGCGCAAGCAGGAACATGCCGAATACGTGTCCAGCTACCAGGAGCAGTACGACGCCCAGCACGCCTCGGTGGAGCAGCTCAAGGACTCGCTGCGGCAACTGCAGCAGAAGATCGAAGAGGCCAGCCGCAAGAAGAACCTGCTGATCGCGCGCGCCAAGCGGGCGGAGGCGCAGCAGCGCATCCAGGCCACCATCAGCGCCACCGGCAACACCTCGGCGTTCGACGCCTTCGACCGTATGGCCGCCAAGGTGGAGGAGGCGGAAGCGCACGCCGAGGCCACCGACGAGCTGGTTCAGCTCGATGCCGGCGACGCGCAACTCGAAAAGCAGTTCCGGGAACTGGAGTCCGGCGGGGGCGCCGACCGGATGCTCGAGGACCTGAAGTCCAAGATGCGCCAGATCGAGGACAAGAGCACTCCCGGCGCCGCCGCGCCGTAGACGGCGGACGGCAGGTTTACAGCTCGCAACCCGGCGACAGCCGAGCGGCACGCCGATGAGCGGTTCGTCCGGCCTGCCGCGCGTGTTGTTCGTGGTCGGCCACGATCCGGCGCTGGAGGTGCGCCTGCGGCGGCTGCACGCCGCGCCGCGCCGCTCCGGCCGCGGCTTCGAGATCCTGGTGAGCCGCGAATTCGACGCGAGCCGCGACGCCGCGCTGTTCATCGTTCCCGCCGCCGCGGTCAACACCCTGCTCGGCGGAGGCGGCCGGCTGGCGTTGCCGGTGCTCGCCTACGGCAACGAGCAGGGACTGGCGCCGGCGTTCCTGCGCGGCTGCGTCGACTATCTGCGCGAGCCGTGGTCCCTCAGCGAGCTGCAACTGCGCGTGCAACTGTGGCTGGAACGCAGGGAGACGGTCGCCTCGCCGGGGGTCGCGCACGCTGCCGGCGGCGGCATACGGCTGCGCGGCACCACCCTGCACGGCGCCGGCGGCGCGGTGGCCCTGTCGGTGGCGGAGGCGCGGCTGCTGGAAATGCTGCTGTACAATGCCGGCCGCGTGACCAGCCGCGAGGCGCTGTTCTACCGGCTGTGGGGCCGGCTGCCGGCCCGGCGCAGCCGCGCGATCGACGTGCACGTGGCCGCGCTGCGCCGCAAGACCCGGATCGCCTGTGGCGCTGGCGCCGCCGGGGACGGCGCCGGCCCCACCATCACCGCGGTGCGCGGCGAAGGCTACCTGCTGGCGGTGGCGGCGCAGCCGGCCGCTACACGAACAGCGAAACCAGCAGGTTGTTGAGCGCCAGGAAGCTGGTCACGAACACGATCGACACCATCGACATCAGCTTCAGCAGGATGTTGATCGACGGTCCGGAGGTGTCCTTGTAGGGGTCGCCGACGGTGTCGCCGATGACGCCCGCCTTGTGCGCTTCCGAGCCCTTGCCGCCGTAGTTGCCCGCCTCCACGAACTTCTTGGCGTTGTCCCAGGCGCCGCCCGCGTTGGCCATCATGATGGCCAGCACGAAACCGGTGGCGAGTGCGCCGGCGAGCAGCGCGATTACCGTGAACGGGCCGAACAGCACGCCGACCAGGATCGGGGCGACCACCGCCAGGATCGAAGGGACGACCATTTCGCGCTGCGCGCCCTTGGTCGAGATGCCCACGCAGGATGCGTAGTCGGGGCGCACCTTACCTTCCAGGATGCCGGGGTTGGCCTGGAACTGGCGCCGCACCTCCTTGACCATGTCGCCGGCGGCGCGTCCCACCGCCTTCATCGACAGCGACGCGAACACGAACGGCAGCACGGCGCCGATGAACAGCCCCATGAGGATCTTGGGATCCATCAGGTTGATGCTCATCTGGGCATCCTGCACGTGCCCGGCGGCGTCGCGGGTGATGGTGATGATGTTGGCGTAGAACTGCTCGAAGGCAGCGCCCACGGTGACGGTGTCGAGCGCCTCGACGATCTTGTTGCGGTACTCGGCCAGCAGGGCCAGGGCGGTGAGCGCGGCCGAGCCGATGGCGAAGCCCTTGCCGGTGGCGGCGGTGGTGTTGCCGAGCGAGTCCAGGGCGTCGGTGCGCTCGCGCACGTGCGGCTCCATCTCCGCCATCTCGGCGATGCCGCCGGCGTTGTCCGCCACCGGGCCGTACGCGTCGGTGGCCAGGGTGATGCCGAGGGTGCTGAGCATGCCGACCGCGGCCAGACCGATGCCGTACAGGCCGATGCCCGGGAACTGTCCGCCCCCGGACAGGAAGAACGCCAGCAGGGTTGCCGCCACCACGGTCACCACCGGCACCAGGGTGGACAGCATGCCGAGCGCGTGGCCCTGGATGATCAGGGTCGCCGGGCCGGTCTGCGCCTCGGCCGCCAGCTCCTGGGTCGGCTTGTAGTTGTCGGAGGTGTAGTACTCGGTGAACCAGCCGATCACGTTGCCGGCCACCAGGCCGACGATCATCGCCCCCCAGATGCCGATGAAGCTCGGTCCGGCGGTGAGCAGCACGAGCACCAGCGACAGCACCGCGATCAGCGCCGTGGACAGCCAAGTGCCGTTGCGCAGCGCCTTCAGCAGCACGTGCTGGGAGGCCTCGCCCCTGGTGCGCACCACCGCGGTGCCGAGGATCGAGCACAGCACGCCGATGGTAGCCACCGATACCGGCACCTGGATCATCTGCAGGGCGGACACTTCCGGCAGGCTGAGCGAGGCGATGGCGCCGAGCGCCATGGTGGCGATGATCGAGCCGACGTAGGACTCGTACAGGTCGGCGCCCATGCCGGCCACGTCGCCCACGTTGTCGCCCACGTTGTCCGCGATGGTGGCGGGGTTGCGGGCGTCATCCTCGGGAATGTTGGCCTCCACCTTGCCGACCAGGTCGGCGCCGACGTCCGCGGCCTTGGTGAAGATGCCGCCGCCGAGCCGCGCGAACAGCGCCTGCAGCGAGGCGCCCATGCCGAAGGTGATCATGATCGGCGGGATCTCGACCACCGGGACATCGAAGGCGAAGCGCAGCAGGAACCACCAGATGGAGATGTCGAGCAGCCCGAGCCCCACCACGGTCATGCCCATTACCGTGCCGGACGAGAACGCCACCCGCAGTCCGGCGTTGAGCGACTCGCTGGCGCCCTGGGCGGTGCGCGCGTTGGCGCGGGTAGCGATCGACATGCCGATAAAGCCGGCGAGCGCCGAGAAGAAGCCGCCGGTGATGAACGCGAACGGCACGAACGGCGACAGCAGCTTGAGCCCGTAGGAGATGACGGCGAGCACCGCGAACAGCAGGATGAAGAACAGGCCGACCACCTTGTACTGCTGCTTGAGGTAGGCGGTGGCGCCTTCCAGCACCGCACGGCTGAGCTCCTGCATGATGTCCGAGCCGGGATGCTTGCGCAGCACCGACAGGGCCAGGAGCAGCGCAAACACCAGCGCCGCGATGGAGCCGAGCCAGGTTACCCACATCAGGTCGCGGCCCGCCGCAGCCGCGTCGGCCTGCGCCAGGGCCGGAATCGCCGGAAGCAGGAGCAGGGCCACTACTCCCGCGAGTGCGCACATTCGCTTCATTGGTGCCTCGCAGTGATGGTTCGCCCCGCTCGTTGTAGTGCCGGTAGACGTGGCGGGCAGGAACGGGTCGGCCCTAAAGTATGGGCATCGTCCGGTGCAGTCAACGAATGCCCCTCCCTTGAGTTACCGGGAGTTGCGGAGCTGCCGGATTGACGCGCGGCCGCCGGGCGCTTATCGTGCCGGGCGTGGATCAGGCATCGTGAAGGCGCACATGACGCTGCGTTCCAACCCGCGCGCGCTGATACCGGTGGCCGTGCTGGCGGCCCTGGTGGCCGGCGCGGTGCTGGTGACCATCCTGGTGCAGGTGATCGTGGGCCTGGCTGCCCTGCTTGTGACCGGCTACCTCGCCTACCGCATCGTGCGCTTCCTGGTAAAGCACCTGCGCAGCTTCGTCGCCGCGGACGACGGCGGCGTGACCATCTGCGAGTTCGGCGAGGAAACCCATCGCCACCCGTGGGACGAGGTCACCTTCGCCGGCACGGCGCGCGCCGCGAACGGCATGGAACTGCTCTACGTATACGTGGAGAAGGACGACCGCCTGATGACCGTGTCGCGCGAGTTCGAGAACTTCACCCTGCTCGGTGAAGAGCTGCAGCGCCGCATCCCGCCCACCGACGTGCAATTGGCTGCCGGCGAATCCCTCTCCTCCAACCTCCGCCAACGCCTCCCGGCGGGCGATCCCCCGGAGGCCAAGGAGTCCGACGACGGCGGTCGTTGAGCGGGGGTTGTGCTGCGCTAGGAGCCGCCGGCGCCGCGTTGCCAGGGGGCGGAGCGGAGGATGGGGGCGTAGGCGTCGTCTTCGAGGCTGATGCGCAGGGCCGCCAGTTCGGCGGCGGTGGGCTCGCGGTCCTGGAATTGCAGGCGGCCTACGTGCTCCACCACGGCGACCGGGGTGCGCTCGGCGCCCTCGCCCATCTCCAGCACCGCGGCGGCGGCGATCGACTGCACGAGGTTGGTCTTTTCCATCCTCATCTTGCGGCCGTGCAGGTCGGGGGTGCCGGTGTAGTCGCGCAGCGCGACGAAGCCGCAGTGGGCGATGCCGCGGCCCACCACGCCCCAGTTCAGGGGAATGCCGCCCGAGTCGGCGAGAATCACGCCGAGTCGGCGCCCGCCGGCGGCATGTTCGCGCAGCCGGCGCCACAGTTCGTTGGCGCTGCGCTGCGGGTCGCGCGGCCACGGCGCCAGGTGGCCGGCGGCGTTGGACTGGTCGATGCCGGCGTTCACGAACATCCAGTTGCGCTTGATGGTGAGCATGATATCGTAGCGCGAGGCGTGCGGCTCCAGGTAGTACTCCGCCTCCCGCCGCACCAGGTCGTGCAGCGCCTCGCGGTCGCCGGCGCGCCCGGTGAGGCGGCCCTCGGCGATGCTGACCACCTTGGAGGCGACCACCAGTACGCAGCGGTCCGGCAGCGGGGCCGGCAGGCTGGCCGCGAGCACCGCCGCCAGGTCGCAGCCGGAACGGATCAGCGGGGTGCGGACGGCGGTAACGGTCACCCGGACACGGTCAGGGCAGGTCGTGGCGATAGCCGCGCGCGCTCGCCAGGGCGAGTCCGCCGGCGATGCTGCGGTAGAAGTCGAAGCGCTCGATGCGGCCCGGAAACAGCTCCTCCAGCCGCGCCTGCACCGGCAGGAGCTGCGACGATCCGCCGGTGCACACCACGCGGTCGATCCGGTCGGACGCTACCCGGGTCTTGCTCAGCAGGGTGGCGACCGCGGCGCCGATCTCTTCCACCACCGGCTCCAGGATCTGCTCCAGCCGCGCGCGGTCGAACGGCACCTCCAGCTCTATCTCGGGCAGGGCGATCGCCGTCTGCTCCGTCTCCGACAGGCGCGCCTTGGCGCGCTCGGTGGCGTTCAGCAGGGCGTACGCGTAGTTGCCGCGCACCAGCCGCCACAGCCGCCCCAGCTTGCGCTGCTGGTCCGGCCCCGACCGGATGCCGGCGAACAACGTGTCCATCAGGTCGGGCTGGTTCATCATGTACGCCATCTGCCAGTTGAGCAGGTAATCGGCGTACCGGTAGAAGGGGAACACCGTGTCCGCGTGACTGAGGTGCTGCGCGCTCTTGATCGGCGCGCCCTCGCCCAGTTCCGGAAACACCAGGCGCTTGATGATGAGCTGGTCGATGCGGTTGCCGCCGAGCGGCAGGCCCTCCGTGCCGAGCACCCGGAACATCCCGTCGCGGCTCTCCAGCAGGCACAGGTCCAGCGTTCCGCCGCCGAAGTCGAAGGTGAGCAGAAGCCGCGGTTCGCGGCGGCGGGAGTCGTTGGCGGCGGCGAGCAGGCCGCGCCGGGCCGGTGAGGAGCGGGCCGCATCCGGCTCGCCCAAGCGCCGGCTATGGAGGTAGCTGAGGCTGGCGGCCACCGGCTCCGGGTAGAAGGTGAAGTCGTCGAAACCGGCGTTGCGGCACGCTTCTTCCAGGCGCGCCATGGCGATGGCGTTGGCGTCGTCGTCGCCGACGAAGCGCACCGGGCGGCCGATGTGCAGGCCGCCGTCGAGCGTGCGGCCCGAGGATTCGATGGAGCGGCGAATCTCGGACAGGATCAGGGTGACGAGGGCAACGGTGCGAAACTGGCGGTGGAACACCTTGAAGCGTTCGTGGGTGCGGATGCCGAGATAGCTCTTGAGGCCACGAAACAGGCGGCCGGGCAGTTCCGCGTCGTCGTCGCCGCGCACGCGCACGGCGACCTCGACGGCGTCTCCCTCCGAGTGGCCGGGAGCGCTGCCGCCGTCGCTGGCGTTGACGGTCATGGCGATCGCGCCGATATCGATCTTGCGCAGGCGTACCACGCGGCCGGCGTTGTCACCGAGATAACTGGCGATGGCGATGCTGCCCACGGTGTGGTCCATGGTGCGGCGGATATAGAGAGCAGTGGGCATGACCGTGGTCGGGATGGCGAGTGGATCGAGCGTGAGATACGTGATCTGGTCGCCATCGGCCACGGCGACCGTGGTATTGGTCGTGCCGAAATCGAGTCCGATACCGATCATGTGGCTAAAAACGGATCACAAGTTAATCGGCGGGCCGCACTTGGTGCAAGGATTTTCTTTGCAGTTTGTGCGCCGGCCCCCGACGGAGGGATTGGCCGCGGAATCGGCCGGTGCGCTGAGTGGCCGGCGGCGGCGCTGCACGCTATGATGTTGTCATGATTGCCCACAGCAGTGACTGGCAGACGTTGCCGGTCGATGGCGCTGCGATGCGCACCTTCGTTGCGCGTCCGGACGACGACCGCGACGCTCCCGGCACGCCCGGAGTCCTGGTGATCCAGCACGCCGGCGGCGTGGACCAGTTCGTGCAGGGCATGTCTCGGC encodes:
- a CDS encoding sodium-translocating pyrophosphatase, coding for MKRMCALAGVVALLLLPAIPALAQADAAAAGRDLMWVTWLGSIAALVFALLLALSVLRKHPGSDIMQELSRAVLEGATAYLKQQYKVVGLFFILLFAVLAVISYGLKLLSPFVPFAFITGGFFSALAGFIGMSIATRANARTAQGASESLNAGLRVAFSSGTVMGMTVVGLGLLDISIWWFLLRFAFDVPVVEIPPIMITFGMGASLQALFARLGGGIFTKAADVGADLVGKVEANIPEDDARNPATIADNVGDNVGDVAGMGADLYESYVGSIIATMALGAIASLSLPEVSALQMIQVPVSVATIGVLCSILGTAVVRTRGEASQHVLLKALRNGTWLSTALIAVLSLVLVLLTAGPSFIGIWGAMIVGLVAGNVIGWFTEYYTSDNYKPTQELAAEAQTGPATLIIQGHALGMLSTLVPVVTVVAATLLAFFLSGGGQFPGIGLYGIGLAAVGMLSTLGITLATDAYGPVADNAGGIAEMAEMEPHVRERTDALDSLGNTTAATGKGFAIGSAALTALALLAEYRNKIVEALDTVTVGAAFEQFYANIITITRDAAGHVQDAQMSINLMDPKILMGLFIGAVLPFVFASLSMKAVGRAAGDMVKEVRRQFQANPGILEGKVRPDYASCVGISTKGAQREMVVPSILAVVAPILVGVLFGPFTVIALLAGALATGFVLAIMMANAGGAWDNAKKFVEAGNYGGKGSEAHKAGVIGDTVGDPYKDTSGPSINILLKLMSMVSIVFVTSFLALNNLLVSLFV
- a CDS encoding YbjN domain-containing protein codes for the protein MIDSAKIEGYMLSLSLTYETVDDGTWLINDDEKGLENVLVILADPVVIIRVKVMGIPAQQREEFFEQLLRLNQSDMIHGAYALEGDDVILLNTLVGATLDLEEFQATLDAIGLELAQHYRKLAGYRDRVEVT
- a CDS encoding PspA/IM30 family protein; this translates as MGLFDRFRRVVRSNINDMITKAENPEKMLNQLIVEMNEQLIESKKSVASAIADEKRLQRQLLEQRRNADIWEQRAMDAVRAGKDDLAKQALVRKQEHAEYVSSYQEQYDAQHASVEQLKDSLRQLQQKIEEASRKKNLLIARAKRAEAQQRIQATISATGNTSAFDAFDRMAAKVEEAEAHAEATDELVQLDAGDAQLEKQFRELESGGGADRMLEDLKSKMRQIEDKSTPGAAAP
- a CDS encoding RsmE family RNA methyltransferase; its protein translation is MAIRCAVGPEGGFSPAEEALFREHGFHAAGLPGGILRVDTAAVAALTAARQLLASLGAQ
- a CDS encoding coenzyme F420-0:L-glutamate ligase, translated to MTVTAVRTPLIRSGCDLAAVLAASLPAPLPDRCVLVVASKVVSIAEGRLTGRAGDREALHDLVRREAEYYLEPHASRYDIMLTIKRNWMFVNAGIDQSNAAGHLAPWPRDPQRSANELWRRLREHAAGGRRLGVILADSGGIPLNWGVVGRGIAHCGFVALRDYTGTPDLHGRKMRMEKTNLVQSIAAAAVLEMGEGAERTPVAVVEHVGRLQFQDREPTAAELAALRISLEDDAYAPILRSAPWQRGAGGS
- a CDS encoding sigma-54 dependent transcriptional regulator; protein product: MIRLLLIDDDPRAHSTLELVLPDEYHLLSATTLAAGRRLATAGEVDVVLLDLALPDGNGMDLLRYITGQPLGPPVVILTGTTEVAVAVDAIRAGASDYLLKPYELRTLLAKLHNALINSAARHARERRAPPDGLVGESAPLVQVRELMEAFADSDAAVMVMGESGTGKELVSRGIHRLSHRSPAPFVAINCGAIPDTLVESELFGSEPGAFTGAVARAGCFERADGGTLFLDEVAEMALDTQVKLLRALESHEVTRVGGAHPATVNVRVVSATNRDPEAHLADGGMRLDLWYRLAVLIIRVPPLRERRDDIPLLSYALLGAGGEPGIALSDPALRRLAAHNWPGNVRELHNVLERARLLAGRRAGGAPAGARTGRSGGAELLIEERDIVFDGAAARRAPPATPRGG
- a CDS encoding winged helix-turn-helix domain-containing protein — protein: MSGSSGLPRVLFVVGHDPALEVRLRRLHAAPRRSGRGFEILVSREFDASRDAALFIVPAAAVNTLLGGGGRLALPVLAYGNEQGLAPAFLRGCVDYLREPWSLSELQLRVQLWLERRETVASPGVAHAAGGGIRLRGTTLHGAGGAVALSVAEARLLEMLLYNAGRVTSREALFYRLWGRLPARRSRAIDVHVAALRRKTRIACGAGAAGDGAGPTITAVRGEGYLLAVAAQPAATRTAKPAGC
- a CDS encoding Hsp70 family protein, which encodes MIGIGLDFGTTNTTVAVADGDQITYLTLDPLAIPTTVMPTALYIRRTMDHTVGSIAIASYLGDNAGRVVRLRKIDIGAIAMTVNASDGGSAPGHSEGDAVEVAVRVRGDDDAELPGRLFRGLKSYLGIRTHERFKVFHRQFRTVALVTLILSEIRRSIESSGRTLDGGLHIGRPVRFVGDDDANAIAMARLEEACRNAGFDDFTFYPEPVAASLSYLHSRRLGEPDAARSSPARRGLLAAANDSRRREPRLLLTFDFGGGTLDLCLLESRDGMFRVLGTEGLPLGGNRIDQLIIKRLVFPELGEGAPIKSAQHLSHADTVFPFYRYADYLLNWQMAYMMNQPDLMDTLFAGIRSGPDQQRKLGRLWRLVRGNYAYALLNATERAKARLSETEQTAIALPEIELEVPFDRARLEQILEPVVEEIGAAVATLLSKTRVASDRIDRVVCTGGSSQLLPVQARLEELFPGRIERFDFYRSIAGGLALASARGYRHDLP